One Thermococcus kodakarensis KOD1 genomic window carries:
- a CDS encoding adenylate kinase gives MNILIFGPPGSGKSTHSRTIMEKYGLVYISSGDLIRREIERKSSLGREMEAYLSRGDLIPDTIVNTLIISKLRRQRENFILDGYPRTPEQVISLENYLFDHGIKLDLALEIFIDEDTSVERISGRRICPNCGAVYHVKYNPPKVPGICDVCGSELIQRADDREEVVRKRYRIYSKNMEPIIKFYRAKGIYVRVDGDGPISEVWKRIQPLLDYIHSREEKRKEHE, from the coding sequence GTGAACATACTTATCTTCGGCCCGCCTGGAAGCGGGAAGAGTACGCACTCAAGAACAATAATGGAAAAGTACGGCCTCGTCTATATTTCGTCGGGAGACCTCATCAGGAGAGAAATCGAAAGGAAGTCTTCTCTCGGCAGGGAGATGGAGGCCTACCTTAGCAGGGGAGACCTCATTCCAGATACCATCGTTAACACCCTGATAATCTCAAAGCTCCGCCGCCAGAGGGAGAACTTTATCCTTGACGGCTACCCAAGGACGCCAGAACAGGTCATATCCCTTGAGAACTACCTCTTTGACCATGGTATTAAGCTAGACTTGGCCCTAGAAATCTTCATCGATGAGGACACGAGCGTTGAGAGGATTTCCGGGAGAAGGATATGCCCCAACTGCGGAGCAGTCTATCACGTAAAGTACAATCCACCCAAGGTGCCAGGAATCTGTGATGTCTGCGGCTCCGAGCTCATCCAGAGGGCAGACGACAGGGAAGAGGTCGTCAGGAAGAGGTACAGGATATACTCAAAGAACATGGAGCCGATAATCAAGTTCTACCGTGCCAAGGGGATATACGTTAGGGTTGACGGCGACGGGCCGATAAGTGAAGTATGGAAGAGGATACAGCCTTTACTGGATTACATTCACTCACGCGAGGAGAAGAGGAAGGAACATGAGTAA
- a CDS encoding single- stranded DNA-binding family protein, giving the protein MKLNTGYVRASGYAHKVRRVLFALVKGKVDPKEVVRAAGELNSKIFEEFQKLGVEKEDVVRISVEFSIKDGSIVWDYDTLSIEVYKKSEEERLAKAMEEVEARERELDQKIREVEELALKLRSVAEELVEKIEELKQEHTSLKLKAEMEES; this is encoded by the coding sequence ATGAAGTTAAACACCGGCTACGTCCGCGCCAGTGGTTACGCTCACAAAGTAAGGAGGGTGCTCTTTGCATTAGTTAAGGGAAAAGTTGATCCCAAGGAGGTCGTCAGGGCCGCTGGAGAGCTTAACTCAAAGATATTTGAAGAGTTCCAGAAGTTAGGTGTTGAGAAGGAAGACGTTGTCAGGATAAGCGTTGAGTTCTCCATCAAGGATGGTTCAATAGTGTGGGACTACGACACCCTGTCTATCGAAGTCTACAAGAAGAGCGAGGAGGAAAGGCTCGCAAAGGCCATGGAGGAGGTTGAAGCAAGGGAACGCGAGTTAGACCAGAAGATAAGAGAGGTCGAAGAGCTGGCGCTGAAGCTGAGGAGTGTTGCCGAAGAACTCGTGGAAAAGATAGAGGAGCTGAAGCAGGAGCATACATCCCTCAAGCTGAAGGCTGAGATGGAAGAGAGCTGA
- a CDS encoding FprA family A-type flavoprotein, translated as MPRLWVEKLCTDPELYIIRVDDDQIRYFEATWDIPEGITYNAYLMKLDGAVVLFDTTKKEYTDLFMDALRKLVDPKEITHIIVHHTEPDHSGALPKVLEENGYRAQVIGTQFARNLLQGFYGDKVVENFKVVKDGEEMQIGGKTFRFIAVPWLHWPDTMITYVVEDRIIFSCDAGGGYSIPETIDDSDEEFVEKYLPHVTKYIVTVIGHYHKYIVQNIKKLKSLGIVESARMILPGHGLVWKRDPLRIFEHYERVGAGVSEKDKVLVIYDSMYGFVERRMEIVLDELRKHGKKPVVYRFTDKEAPAVSDILGEVPSAEALIIGASTYEAEIHPRIRYALYEIVDKANYEKPVLIVGAFGWGGVAGRKIETMITRSKFDHVATVESKGYPTPEDEEKLREAVRKLVQWTL; from the coding sequence ATGCCGAGGCTGTGGGTTGAAAAGCTCTGTACTGATCCGGAGCTCTACATCATAAGGGTTGATGATGACCAAATAAGGTACTTCGAGGCCACATGGGACATTCCCGAGGGGATAACTTACAACGCCTACCTGATGAAGCTCGACGGTGCAGTTGTCCTCTTTGATACAACAAAGAAGGAGTACACCGACCTTTTTATGGACGCACTTAGGAAGCTCGTTGATCCAAAGGAGATAACCCACATAATCGTCCACCACACAGAGCCAGATCACAGCGGTGCCCTGCCCAAAGTCCTTGAGGAGAACGGCTACAGGGCCCAGGTGATAGGAACCCAGTTCGCGAGGAACCTCCTTCAGGGGTTCTATGGAGACAAAGTTGTCGAGAACTTCAAGGTCGTCAAGGACGGCGAGGAGATGCAGATCGGCGGAAAGACCTTCCGATTCATAGCAGTTCCATGGCTTCACTGGCCCGACACGATGATAACCTACGTCGTTGAGGACAGGATAATCTTCTCCTGCGACGCAGGCGGCGGGTACTCAATTCCCGAAACCATCGACGACAGCGATGAGGAGTTCGTGGAGAAGTACCTCCCGCACGTGACCAAGTACATCGTCACCGTTATCGGCCACTACCACAAGTACATCGTCCAGAACATCAAGAAGCTGAAGAGTCTTGGAATAGTTGAGAGCGCTAGGATGATACTCCCCGGCCACGGCTTGGTGTGGAAGAGGGACCCGCTCAGGATATTCGAACACTACGAGCGCGTTGGTGCAGGGGTTTCCGAAAAGGACAAGGTTCTCGTCATCTACGACTCCATGTACGGTTTCGTTGAAAGGAGAATGGAGATCGTTCTTGATGAACTAAGGAAGCACGGAAAGAAACCTGTAGTTTACCGCTTCACGGACAAGGAAGCTCCAGCGGTCAGCGACATACTCGGCGAGGTTCCGAGCGCTGAAGCCCTGATAATTGGCGCATCAACCTACGAGGCCGAGATACACCCGAGAATACGCTACGCCCTCTACGAGATCGTTGACAAGGCCAACTACGAAAAGCCCGTTCTCATTGTCGGGGCCTTCGGCTGGGGCGGCGTTGCTGGTAGGAAAATCGAAACGATGATCACCAGAAGCAAGTTCGACCACGTTGCGACAGTTGAGAGCAAAGGCTACCCAACGCCAGAGGACGAGGAGAAGCTGAGGGAAGCCGTCAGGAAGCTCGTTCAGTGGACTTTGTAG